A single genomic interval of Pseudomonas sp. FeN3W harbors:
- a CDS encoding DUF192 domain-containing protein, giving the protein MRVALLLSLLVLMGAVEADEPLRLRLDGHELHAEYAQTVARRERGLMGRSELARDSGMLFRFDEVRRHCLWMKDTPLPLSAAFFDEDGAVVDVIDLQPLNLEIRCSKRPARYALEMDQGWFAERGIGRGARLEGIPEE; this is encoded by the coding sequence ATGCGTGTTGCGCTTTTGCTGTCACTGCTGGTGCTTATGGGCGCCGTTGAGGCGGACGAGCCGTTGCGGCTGCGCCTGGATGGACATGAGCTGCACGCCGAATACGCGCAGACCGTCGCCCGGCGCGAACGCGGGCTGATGGGGCGCAGCGAGCTGGCCCGCGACAGCGGCATGCTGTTTCGTTTCGACGAGGTGCGCCGGCACTGCCTGTGGATGAAGGACACGCCGCTGCCGTTGTCGGCGGCGTTCTTCGATGAGGACGGGGCGGTGGTCGATGTGATCGATCTGCAGCCGTTGAACCTGGAAATTCGCTGCTCGAAGCGGCCGGCACGGTATGCGCTGGAGATGGATCAGGGCTGGTTCGCCGAGCGGGGAATCGGTCGGGGTGCGCGGCTGGAAGGGATTCCGGAGGAGTAG
- a CDS encoding sodium-dependent transporter, with amino-acid sequence MTDKTSLAAGTFAGARARIQDNASRGLWSSRWVFFLAATGSAVGLGNIWKFPYVTGQNGGGAFVLVYLACILLIGIPLLMAEVMIGRRGRANPDGAVVRLAREAGASSRWRVVGWLGGLTGFLILSFYLVVAGWALAYVPATFSGGFAGVSGEASGELFGALLADPLRLVVCATLVLAATMLIVGFGVRGGLERSLRFLMPGLFVLMLVLVVYAAIEGEFAQALQFLFVPDFSALTAQSVLVALGHAFFTLSLGCGAMMVYGSYLPEGTSIAKTSILVALADTAVALLAGLAIFPLVFGNALEPGAGPGLIFVTLPIAFGQMPLGQVVGGLFFVMLVIAALTSAISLSEPSIAWLTERFRISRTKAVLGSGLVLWLLSLGSVFSFNHWADYQLFGKTFFDTLDYLTTNWLMPLGGLGTVLFTGWVLQRHVVSEAIGIRNPGLFQAWWKLLRYGTPVAIVLVFLNLIGLI; translated from the coding sequence ATGACCGATAAAACCAGCCTCGCGGCCGGCACCTTCGCCGGCGCACGCGCACGCATCCAAGACAATGCCAGCCGAGGCCTGTGGTCTTCGCGCTGGGTGTTCTTCCTCGCCGCCACCGGTTCGGCGGTGGGCCTGGGCAATATCTGGAAATTCCCCTACGTGACCGGGCAGAACGGCGGCGGCGCCTTCGTGCTGGTCTACCTCGCCTGCATCCTCCTGATCGGCATTCCGCTGCTGATGGCCGAAGTGATGATCGGCCGTCGCGGCCGGGCGAACCCCGATGGCGCCGTGGTGCGGTTGGCGCGCGAAGCCGGGGCCAGTTCACGCTGGCGCGTGGTGGGCTGGCTCGGCGGGCTGACCGGCTTTCTTATCCTGAGTTTCTATCTGGTGGTGGCCGGCTGGGCGCTGGCCTACGTGCCGGCGACCTTCAGCGGCGGTTTCGCCGGGGTCAGCGGCGAGGCCAGTGGCGAGCTGTTCGGCGCGCTATTGGCGGACCCGCTACGCCTGGTGGTCTGTGCCACGCTGGTGCTAGCGGCGACCATGCTGATCGTCGGCTTCGGCGTGCGCGGCGGGCTGGAGCGATCGCTGCGCTTTCTGATGCCCGGGCTGTTCGTGCTGATGCTGGTGCTGGTGGTCTACGCCGCCATCGAAGGCGAGTTCGCCCAGGCGCTGCAGTTCCTCTTCGTGCCGGACTTTTCCGCGCTCACTGCGCAGAGCGTGCTGGTCGCCCTCGGCCATGCCTTCTTCACCCTGAGCCTGGGCTGCGGCGCGATGATGGTTTACGGCTCCTATCTGCCGGAAGGCACCTCGATCGCCAAGACCTCGATTCTGGTGGCGCTGGCCGATACCGCGGTGGCGCTGCTGGCCGGCCTGGCGATCTTCCCGCTGGTGTTCGGCAACGCGCTGGAGCCGGGGGCCGGGCCGGGGTTGATCTTCGTCACCCTGCCGATCGCCTTTGGCCAGATGCCGCTGGGGCAGGTCGTCGGCGGGTTGTTCTTCGTGATGCTGGTGATCGCCGCGCTGACCTCGGCCATCTCGCTCTCGGAGCCGAGCATCGCCTGGCTCACCGAGCGCTTCCGCATCAGCCGGACCAAAGCGGTGCTGGGCAGCGGCCTGGTGCTCTGGCTGCTGAGCCTGGGCAGCGTGTTCTCGTTCAACCACTGGGCGGACTACCAGCTGTTCGGCAAGACCTTCTTCGACACCCTGGACTACCTCACCACCAATTGGCTGATGCCGCTGGGCGGGCTGGGCACGGTGCTGTTCACCGGCTGGGTGCTGCAGCGTCACGTGGTCAGCGAGGCCATCGGCATTCGCAACCCCGGGCTGTTCCAGGCCTGGTGGAAGCTGCTGCGCTACGGCACGCCGGTCGCCATCGTGCTGGTGTTCCTCAACCTGATCGGGTTGATCTGA
- a CDS encoding Lrp/AsnC family transcriptional regulator, which translates to MQTSPLSSIDRKILLLLQHNADLSAAEIAEKVELSQSPCWRRIHRMQEEGLIERKVALLNPKKLGLNMTVFVNIKLSAHGRSNLDEFERAVVGYPEVLECHTMAGESDYLLKVVARDIDSYERFLRDQLLQRPHVQEAHSHIAMSEVKRTTELPLD; encoded by the coding sequence ATGCAGACTTCGCCATTGAGCAGCATCGATCGCAAGATCCTCCTGCTGCTGCAACACAACGCCGACCTCTCCGCCGCGGAAATCGCCGAGAAGGTTGAGCTGTCGCAATCGCCCTGCTGGCGACGCATCCATCGTATGCAGGAGGAAGGGCTGATCGAGCGCAAGGTCGCCCTGCTCAACCCGAAGAAGCTCGGGCTGAACATGACGGTGTTCGTCAACATCAAGCTCTCCGCCCACGGGCGCAGCAACCTCGACGAGTTCGAGCGGGCTGTGGTGGGTTACCCCGAGGTGCTGGAGTGCCACACCATGGCCGGTGAATCGGATTACCTGCTCAAGGTGGTGGCTCGGGACATCGACAGCTACGAGCGCTTCCTGCGTGACCAGCTGCTGCAGCGCCCACACGTGCAGGAAGCGCACTCGCACATCGCCATGAGCGAGGTGAAGCGGACCACGGAGTTGCCGTTGGATTGA
- a CDS encoding short-chain fatty acid transporter: MLNRITAASVYLVQRFLPSPFVFAILLTLIVLIAAMLSTGQGLPAMAQHWGNGFWNLLAFTMQMSLILVTGHALARAPAINRLLDRMARIPQSPGQAIILVTLVALAGSWINWGFGLVIGAVFARALARQVRGVDYPLLVASAYSGFLIWHGGFSGSIPLSLASGGADLEKMTGGALTEAIGVGQTLFASYNLIIIAVLVVGLPLLNWAMQPKTPKVVDPALLEEPQPSDIPRETGTQRLDDSRVLGLIMVALAVLFFYRHFSENGLALSLNIVISIFLFAGLLMHGTPERYMRAIEESIRGIAGIVVQFPFYAGIMGMMVGANAAGVSLGRQVTDTFIAWSSAESFPVLAFLSAGLVNVFVPSGGGQWAVQGPIMLPAGAALGVAPEVTAMAIAWGDAWTNMVQPFWALPLLGIAGLGARDIMGYCLLCLVFSGVVIAGGLYFLT; encoded by the coding sequence GTGCTCAACAGAATAACCGCCGCCAGCGTCTATCTGGTGCAACGCTTCCTCCCCTCGCCCTTCGTCTTCGCCATCCTGCTCACGCTGATCGTGCTGATTGCGGCCATGCTCAGCACCGGCCAGGGCCTGCCGGCGATGGCACAGCACTGGGGCAACGGCTTCTGGAACCTGCTGGCCTTCACCATGCAGATGTCGCTGATCCTGGTCACCGGCCATGCCCTGGCACGGGCGCCGGCGATCAATCGTCTGCTCGACCGCATGGCGCGTATCCCGCAGTCACCGGGACAGGCCATCATCCTTGTAACGCTGGTAGCGCTAGCCGGTTCCTGGATCAACTGGGGCTTCGGCCTGGTGATCGGCGCGGTGTTCGCCCGCGCGCTGGCACGCCAGGTGCGCGGCGTCGACTACCCGTTGCTGGTGGCCTCGGCCTATTCCGGCTTCCTGATCTGGCATGGCGGCTTTTCCGGCTCGATTCCGCTGTCGCTGGCCAGCGGCGGCGCCGATCTTGAGAAGATGACCGGCGGCGCGCTGACCGAGGCCATCGGCGTCGGCCAAACGCTGTTCGCTTCCTACAACCTGATCATCATCGCCGTGCTGGTGGTGGGCCTGCCGCTGCTGAACTGGGCCATGCAGCCGAAGACACCGAAAGTGGTCGACCCGGCGCTGCTGGAGGAACCCCAGCCGAGCGACATCCCGCGCGAGACCGGCACCCAGCGCCTGGACGACAGCCGCGTCCTCGGCCTGATCATGGTCGCGCTGGCGGTGCTGTTCTTCTACCGGCACTTCAGCGAGAACGGCCTGGCGCTGAGCCTGAACATCGTGATCTCGATCTTCCTCTTCGCCGGCCTGCTGATGCATGGCACACCGGAGCGCTACATGCGCGCCATCGAGGAGAGCATTCGCGGCATCGCTGGCATCGTCGTGCAATTCCCCTTCTACGCCGGGATCATGGGCATGATGGTCGGTGCCAACGCCGCTGGCGTATCGCTCGGGCGCCAGGTCACCGATACCTTCATCGCCTGGTCGTCGGCCGAGAGCTTCCCGGTACTGGCCTTTCTCAGCGCCGGGCTGGTCAACGTCTTCGTGCCCTCCGGCGGCGGCCAGTGGGCGGTGCAGGGTCCGATCATGCTGCCGGCCGGCGCGGCGCTGGGCGTGGCGCCGGAAGTGACGGCCATGGCGATCGCCTGGGGCGATGCCTGGACCAACATGGTCCAGCCGTTCTGGGCCCTGCCGCTGCTGGGCATCGCCGGGCTAGGTGCCCGCGACATCATGGGCTACTGCCTGCTCTGCCTGGTGTTCTCCGGCGTGGTGATCGCCGGCGGGCTCTATTTCCTGACCTGA
- a CDS encoding indolepyruvate ferredoxin oxidoreductase family protein, whose translation MSLAEIRLDDKYRLATGHLYLTGTQALTRLPMLQHQRDQARGLNTGGFISGYRGSPLGGLDKSLWEARDYLKQHAIHFQPGVNEELAATAVWGSQQTNLFPGARYDGVFAMWYGKGPGVDRAGDVFKHANAAGVSPQGGVLLLAGDDHGCKSSTLPHQSEHAFIAASIPVLNPANVQEILDYGIIGWELSRYSGCWVALKTIAENVDSSAVVEVDPLRVQTRIPEDFELPEDGVHIRWPDPPLAQEKRLNLFKIYAARAFARANSLNQVMLDSPNPRLGIITTGKSYLDVRQALDDLGLDEALCASVGLRVLKVGMSWPLEPVSVHEFAQGLDEILVVEEKRSILEDQLTGQLYNWPVSKRPRVVGEFDEQGNSLLPNLSELTPAMIARVIAKRLAPIYTSDSIQARLAFLAAKEKALAARSYSTVRTPHYCSGCPHNSSTKVPEGSRASAGIGCHYMVQWMDRRTETFTQMGGEGVNWIGQAPFTDTPHMFQNLGDGTYFHSGSLAVRAAVAAGVNITFKILYNDAVAMTGGQPIDGELRVDQLSRQIFHEGVKRIALVSDEPDKYPTRDTFAPITSFHHRRELDAVQRELREFKGVSVIIYDQTCATEKRRRRKRGKLEDPAKRVFINPAVCEGCGDCGEKSNCLSVLPKETELGRKREIDQNACNKDYSCVEGFCPSFVTVHGGGLRKPEAVAGGIEAATLPEPQHPSLERPWNVLIPGVGGSGVTTLGALLGMAAHLEGKGCTVLDQAGLAQKFGPVTTHVRIAAKQSDIYAVRIAAGEADLLLGCDLIVAAGDESLTRLNEQISNAVVNSHESATAEFTRNPDAQVPGAAMRQAISDAVGAEKTHFVDATRLATRLLGDSIATNLFLLGFAYQQGLLPISAEAIEKAIELNGVAAKLNLQAFRWGRRAVLEREAVEGLARPVEVAEPLCKTLEEIVEWRVDFLTRYQNAGLARRYRQLVERVRDADTADDLALSKAVARYYFKLLAYKDEYEVARLYSEPEFRQQLEAQFEGDYRLQFHLAPAWLTKRDPVTGEPRKRELGPWMLNVFGVLAKFRFLRGTPLDPFGYGHDRRVERQLISEYEKTVDELLVQLKPTNYRTAVAIAALPEQIRGYGPVKERSIAKARQQEKLLREQLAKGDEVQSVRLFQPAA comes from the coding sequence ATGTCTCTGGCCGAGATCCGTCTGGACGACAAGTACCGGCTTGCAACCGGTCATCTGTACCTCACCGGCACCCAGGCGCTGACCCGCTTGCCGATGCTGCAGCATCAGCGTGATCAGGCCCGTGGTTTGAATACCGGTGGCTTCATCTCCGGCTATCGCGGCTCGCCACTGGGCGGGCTGGACAAGAGCCTCTGGGAAGCCCGCGACTACCTCAAGCAACACGCCATCCATTTCCAGCCGGGCGTCAACGAAGAGCTGGCCGCCACCGCGGTGTGGGGCAGCCAGCAGACCAACCTGTTCCCCGGCGCCAGATACGATGGCGTGTTCGCCATGTGGTACGGCAAGGGCCCGGGCGTCGACCGTGCCGGAGACGTGTTCAAGCATGCCAACGCGGCGGGTGTGTCGCCCCAGGGCGGCGTGCTGCTGCTGGCGGGTGACGACCACGGCTGCAAATCCTCGACGCTGCCGCACCAGAGCGAGCATGCCTTTATCGCCGCTTCCATACCCGTGTTGAATCCGGCCAATGTCCAGGAAATCCTCGACTACGGCATCATCGGCTGGGAGCTGTCGCGCTATTCCGGCTGCTGGGTGGCGCTGAAGACCATCGCCGAGAACGTCGATTCCTCCGCCGTGGTGGAAGTCGATCCGCTGCGCGTGCAGACGCGTATTCCGGAAGATTTCGAGCTGCCCGAGGACGGCGTGCACATTCGCTGGCCGGACCCGCCGCTGGCTCAGGAAAAGCGCCTCAACCTGTTCAAGATCTACGCCGCTCGGGCCTTCGCCCGGGCCAACAGCCTGAACCAGGTGATGCTCGATTCGCCGAATCCGCGCTTAGGCATCATCACCACCGGCAAGTCCTATCTCGACGTGCGTCAGGCGCTGGATGACCTGGGCCTCGACGAAGCGCTGTGCGCCTCGGTCGGCCTGCGCGTGCTGAAGGTCGGCATGAGCTGGCCGCTGGAGCCGGTCTCCGTGCACGAATTCGCCCAGGGGCTGGACGAGATTCTGGTGGTCGAGGAAAAGCGCAGCATCCTCGAGGACCAGCTCACCGGGCAGCTCTACAACTGGCCCGTCAGCAAGCGTCCGCGGGTGGTCGGCGAGTTCGACGAACAGGGCAACTCGCTGCTGCCGAACCTCAGCGAGCTGACCCCGGCGATGATTGCCCGGGTGATCGCCAAGCGCCTCGCGCCGATCTACACCAGCGACAGCATCCAGGCGCGCCTGGCCTTCCTTGCTGCCAAGGAAAAAGCCCTGGCCGCGCGCAGCTACAGCACCGTGCGCACGCCGCACTACTGTTCCGGCTGCCCGCACAACAGCTCGACCAAGGTGCCGGAAGGCAGCCGCGCCTCGGCCGGTATCGGCTGTCACTACATGGTGCAGTGGATGGACCGGCGCACCGAGACCTTTACCCAGATGGGCGGCGAGGGCGTCAACTGGATCGGCCAGGCGCCGTTCACCGACACCCCGCACATGTTCCAGAACCTCGGCGACGGCACCTACTTCCACTCCGGCAGCCTCGCGGTGCGTGCGGCAGTGGCAGCCGGCGTCAACATCACCTTCAAGATTCTCTACAACGATGCCGTGGCCATGACCGGCGGCCAGCCCATCGACGGCGAGCTGCGCGTCGACCAGCTCAGCCGGCAGATCTTCCACGAGGGCGTCAAGCGCATTGCCCTGGTCAGCGACGAGCCGGACAAGTACCCGACCCGCGATACCTTCGCGCCGATCACCAGCTTCCACCATCGCCGCGAACTGGATGCGGTGCAGCGTGAGCTGCGTGAATTCAAGGGCGTCTCGGTGATCATCTACGACCAGACCTGTGCCACCGAGAAGCGTCGTCGGCGCAAGCGCGGCAAGCTGGAAGACCCGGCCAAGCGCGTGTTCATCAATCCCGCCGTGTGCGAGGGTTGCGGCGACTGCGGCGAGAAGTCCAACTGCCTGTCGGTGCTGCCGAAGGAAACCGAGCTGGGCCGCAAGCGCGAGATCGACCAGAACGCCTGCAACAAGGACTACTCCTGCGTCGAGGGCTTCTGTCCGAGCTTCGTCACCGTGCATGGCGGCGGGTTGCGCAAGCCCGAAGCCGTGGCTGGCGGTATCGAGGCGGCGACCTTGCCCGAGCCGCAGCATCCGTCGCTGGAGCGGCCATGGAATGTGCTGATCCCCGGCGTCGGCGGCAGCGGCGTGACCACCCTCGGCGCGCTGCTCGGCATGGCCGCGCACCTGGAAGGCAAGGGCTGCACCGTGCTCGACCAGGCCGGTCTGGCGCAGAAATTCGGCCCGGTGACCACTCACGTGCGCATCGCCGCTAAGCAGAGCGACATCTACGCGGTGCGTATCGCCGCCGGTGAAGCCGACCTGCTGCTGGGCTGCGACCTGATCGTCGCGGCGGGCGATGAATCGCTGACCCGCCTCAACGAGCAGATCAGCAATGCCGTGGTGAACAGCCACGAGTCCGCCACCGCCGAGTTCACTCGCAACCCGGACGCCCAGGTGCCCGGCGCGGCCATGCGCCAGGCGATCAGCGACGCGGTCGGCGCCGAAAAGACCCACTTCGTCGATGCCACCCGCCTGGCCACGCGGCTCTTGGGCGATAGCATCGCCACCAACCTGTTCCTGCTCGGCTTCGCCTATCAGCAGGGGCTGCTGCCGATCAGCGCCGAGGCCATCGAGAAGGCCATCGAGCTCAATGGCGTTGCCGCCAAGCTGAATCTGCAGGCCTTCCGCTGGGGCCGCCGTGCGGTGCTGGAACGCGAGGCCGTGGAGGGGCTGGCGCGCCCAGTCGAGGTCGCCGAACCACTCTGCAAAACCCTGGAAGAGATCGTCGAGTGGCGCGTGGATTTCCTTACCCGCTACCAGAACGCCGGGCTGGCGCGCCGCTATCGCCAGCTGGTCGAGCGCGTGCGCGATGCCGATACGGCGGACGATCTGGCGCTGTCCAAGGCCGTCGCCCGCTACTACTTCAAGCTCCTGGCCTACAAGGACGAGTACGAGGTGGCGCGGCTGTACAGCGAGCCGGAGTTCCGCCAGCAGCTCGAGGCGCAGTTCGAGGGCGACTACCGGCTGCAGTTCCACCTCGCTCCGGCCTGGCTGACCAAGCGTGACCCCGTCACCGGTGAGCCGCGCAAGCGCGAGCTGGGGCCATGGATGCTCAATGTGTTCGGTGTGCTGGCCAAGTTCCGCTTCCTGCGTGGCACGCCCCTGGACCCGTTCGGCTATGGCCACGACCGCCGCGTCGAACGCCAGTTGATCAGCGAGTACGAGAAGACCGTGGACGAGCTGCTGGTCCAGCTCAAGCCGACCAACTACCGCACCGCCGTGGCCATCGCCGCGCTGCCGGAGCAGATCCGCGGCTACGGCCCGGTGAAGGAGCGTTCCATCGCCAAAGCCCGCCAGCAGGAAAAGTTGCTCCGCGAGCAGCTGGCCAAAGGCGACGAGGTGCAGAGCGTACGGCTGTTCCAGCCGGCGGCGTAG
- a CDS encoding Glu/Leu/Phe/Val dehydrogenase dimerization domain-containing protein gives MSVFAHPDFDRHEQVVFCHDQASGLKAIIAIHDTRLGPALGGCRMFPYASDDEALRDVLRLSRGMTLKSSLAGLKLGGGKAVIIGDPHTGKSQALLHAMGDFVDSLGGRYITAADSGTGDAEMQAFAQRTRHVVGATPRTLLDGSVASGDPSPSTAYGVFVGLKEAVRQRLGRDELTGLKVAIQGVGHVGLGLARHLKAAGAELWVADIFDANVKQAMDELGANVVRPQDIYGLDVDVFAPCAMGGILNEQTLEVLRAPVIAGAANNQLASAEIGVELQRRSQLYAPDYAINAGGIIDVYYQRNGGSAAQIDAHVNAIAGTLREIFERAAASGECTSVIADRLALERLQAGGAPQVATLQRQAS, from the coding sequence ATGTCCGTCTTCGCTCATCCTGACTTCGACCGCCACGAGCAGGTGGTCTTCTGCCATGACCAGGCGTCGGGTCTGAAAGCCATCATCGCCATCCACGACACGCGCCTCGGGCCGGCGCTGGGTGGCTGCCGGATGTTCCCCTATGCCAGTGACGACGAGGCCCTGCGCGATGTGCTGCGGCTGTCGCGCGGGATGACGCTGAAATCCTCGCTGGCCGGGCTCAAGCTCGGCGGCGGCAAGGCGGTGATCATCGGCGACCCGCACACCGGCAAGAGCCAGGCGCTGCTGCACGCCATGGGCGACTTCGTCGACAGCCTCGGCGGGCGCTACATCACCGCCGCCGACTCCGGCACCGGCGATGCCGAAATGCAGGCCTTCGCCCAGCGCACCCGCCATGTGGTCGGCGCCACGCCGCGCACGCTGCTCGACGGCAGCGTCGCCAGCGGCGACCCGTCGCCGTCTACCGCCTACGGCGTCTTCGTCGGCCTCAAGGAAGCGGTGCGCCAGCGCCTCGGTCGCGACGAGCTGACCGGGCTGAAGGTGGCGATCCAGGGCGTCGGCCATGTCGGCCTGGGGCTGGCGCGGCACCTGAAAGCGGCGGGCGCCGAACTGTGGGTGGCGGACATCTTCGATGCCAACGTCAAGCAGGCAATGGACGAGCTGGGAGCCAACGTGGTGCGCCCGCAGGACATCTACGGTCTCGATGTTGACGTCTTCGCGCCCTGCGCCATGGGCGGCATCCTCAACGAGCAGACTCTGGAAGTGCTGCGTGCCCCGGTGATCGCCGGTGCGGCCAACAACCAGCTGGCCAGCGCCGAGATCGGCGTCGAGCTGCAGCGGCGCAGCCAGCTCTACGCGCCGGACTACGCAATCAACGCCGGCGGCATCATCGACGTCTACTACCAGCGCAACGGCGGCAGCGCCGCACAGATCGATGCCCATGTGAACGCCATCGCCGGCACGCTGCGCGAGATTTTCGAGCGGGCCGCCGCCAGTGGCGAGTGCACCTCGGTGATCGCTGACCGCCTGGCGCTCGAGCGTTTGCAGGCCGGCGGCGCGCCTCAGGTCGCGACGCTGCAGCGGCAGGCTTCATGA
- a CDS encoding 3-hydroxybutyrate dehydrogenase: MNLTGKTALVTGSTSGIGLGIALKLAEAGADLILNGFGDASAALAEVGRHGRKVGHHGADVSDPAQIAELFAYAERDFGGVDILVNNAGIQHVAPVEQFPVERWDAIIAINLSSAFHTTRLALPGMRERNWGRIINVASVHGLVGSEQKAAYVAAKHGLVGLTKVVALETATTPITCNAICPGWVLTPLVQQQIDERARESGDEQRARHDLLAEKQPSLDFVTPAQLGAMALFLCSEAGDQVRGAAWNMDGGWAAR, encoded by the coding sequence ATGAACCTCACAGGCAAGACCGCACTGGTCACCGGCTCCACCAGCGGCATCGGGCTGGGCATTGCGCTGAAGCTGGCCGAGGCCGGCGCCGATCTGATTCTCAACGGTTTCGGCGATGCCTCGGCAGCGCTGGCGGAGGTCGGCAGACACGGCCGCAAGGTCGGGCACCACGGGGCGGACGTGTCCGATCCGGCACAGATCGCCGAGCTGTTCGCCTATGCCGAGCGCGACTTCGGCGGCGTCGACATTCTGGTCAACAACGCCGGCATCCAGCATGTCGCGCCGGTGGAGCAGTTTCCGGTGGAGCGCTGGGACGCCATCATCGCCATCAACCTGTCCTCGGCGTTCCACACCACACGCCTGGCCCTGCCCGGCATGCGCGAGCGCAACTGGGGACGGATCATCAACGTCGCCTCGGTGCACGGGCTGGTCGGCTCCGAGCAGAAGGCCGCCTACGTCGCCGCCAAGCACGGACTGGTCGGGCTGACCAAGGTCGTCGCGCTGGAAACCGCCACCACGCCGATCACCTGCAATGCCATCTGCCCCGGCTGGGTGCTGACCCCCTTGGTGCAGCAGCAGATCGACGAGCGCGCGCGGGAGAGCGGTGACGAGCAACGCGCCCGCCACGACCTGCTGGCCGAGAAGCAGCCCTCGCTGGACTTCGTCACCCCCGCGCAACTGGGTGCCATGGCGCTGTTCCTGTGCAGCGAGGCCGGCGATCAGGTACGCGGCGCGGCATGGAACATGGACGGCGGCTGGGCAGCGCGCTGA
- a CDS encoding GntP family permease, with the protein MSVVIALAALALLMLAAYRGYSVILFAPIAAMGAVLLTDPSAVAPAFTGIFMEKMVGFIKLYFPVFLLGAVFGKLIEMSGFSRSIVAAAIRLLGTSQAMLVIVLVCALLTYGGVSLFVVVFAVYPFAAEMFRQSNMPKRLIPATIALGAFTFTMTAIPGTPQIQNIIPTTFFNTTTWAAPWLGLIGTIFVFGLGMLYLKWQLGKAIAAGEGYGTNLRNEPETPTDIALPNPWLALSPLILVLVANLLFTRWIPEFYGTSHSLQLPGMSAPLVTEVGKLTAIWAVEAALLLGIALVLAASFGTLRGKLAEGSRTAVGGSLLAAMNTASEFGFGAVIASLPGFIVVADALSAIPNPLINEAITVNLLAGITGSASGGMSIALAAMADSFVAAANAAQIPLEVLHRVASMASGGLDTLPHNGAVITLLAVTGLTHRESYKDIFAITLIATTAAFFVIGVYYATGIV; encoded by the coding sequence ATGAGCGTCGTCATCGCCCTTGCTGCATTGGCCCTGCTGATGCTCGCCGCCTACCGCGGCTACAGCGTCATCCTCTTCGCCCCCATCGCCGCCATGGGCGCGGTACTGCTGACCGACCCGTCCGCCGTGGCGCCGGCCTTCACCGGCATCTTCATGGAGAAGATGGTCGGCTTCATCAAACTCTATTTCCCGGTGTTCCTGCTCGGCGCGGTGTTCGGCAAGCTGATCGAGATGTCCGGCTTCTCGCGCTCCATCGTCGCCGCGGCGATCCGCCTGCTCGGCACCAGCCAGGCGATGCTGGTGATCGTGCTGGTCTGCGCGCTGCTGACCTACGGCGGCGTGTCGCTGTTCGTCGTGGTGTTCGCGGTGTACCCGTTCGCCGCCGAGATGTTCCGCCAGAGCAACATGCCCAAGCGGCTGATCCCGGCGACCATCGCCCTCGGCGCGTTCACCTTCACCATGACCGCCATTCCCGGCACACCGCAGATCCAGAACATCATCCCCACCACCTTCTTCAACACCACCACCTGGGCCGCACCCTGGCTGGGCCTGATCGGCACGATATTCGTGTTCGGCCTGGGCATGCTCTATCTCAAGTGGCAGCTCGGCAAGGCCATCGCCGCCGGAGAAGGCTACGGCACCAACCTGCGCAACGAGCCGGAAACGCCGACCGACATCGCCCTGCCCAACCCCTGGCTGGCGCTGTCGCCGCTGATTCTGGTGCTGGTCGCCAATCTCTTGTTCACCCGCTGGATTCCCGAGTTCTACGGCACCAGCCACAGCCTGCAGCTGCCGGGCATGAGCGCCCCGCTGGTCACCGAAGTGGGCAAGCTCACCGCCATCTGGGCGGTGGAAGCGGCACTGTTGCTGGGCATCGCGCTGGTGCTGGCGGCCAGCTTCGGCACCCTGCGCGGCAAGCTCGCCGAGGGCAGCCGCACGGCGGTCGGCGGTTCGCTGCTGGCGGCGATGAACACCGCGTCGGAATTCGGCTTCGGCGCGGTGATCGCCTCGCTGCCGGGCTTCATCGTGGTCGCCGATGCCCTCTCGGCGATTCCCAATCCGCTGATCAACGAAGCGATCACCGTCAACCTGCTGGCCGGCATCACCGGGTCGGCTTCCGGCGGCATGAGTATCGCCCTGGCCGCCATGGCCGACAGCTTCGTCGCCGCCGCCAACGCCGCGCAGATCCCGCTGGAAGTGCTGCACCGGGTCGCCTCGATGGCCTCCGGCGGCCTCGACACGCTGCCGCACAACGGCGCGGTGATCACCCTGCTGGCGGTCACCGGGCTGACCCACCGCGAATCCTACAAGGACATCTTCGCCATTACCCTGATCGCCACGACCGCGGCCTTCTTCGTGATCGGCGTGTACTACGCTACCGGCATCGTCTGA